The following proteins are encoded in a genomic region of Cellulomonas sp. ES6:
- a CDS encoding class II 3-deoxy-7-phosphoheptulonate synthase, with protein sequence MSVEADPAVLEGLEHWRTLPVTQQPAWPDADALARVGARLAGLPPLVFAGEADALRGQLAAAGRGEAFLLQGGDCAETFAEATADNIRGKIMTVLQMAVVLTYGASLPVIKMGRMAGQYAKPRSSETETRDGVTLPAFRGDIINGFEFTPEARTPDPERLLDAYHTSASTLNLIRAFTTGGFASLLRVHEWNRGFTANPAYARYEEIAAEIDRAIRFMAACGADFDALRTVDFYSSHEGLLLDYERPLTRIDSRTGLPYDCSAHFLWIGERTRQLDGAHVDYFSRVHNPIGIKLGPTSTADDALRLIDRLNPSAEPGRITFITRMGAGKIRDLLPSLVEKVTADGRPVTWVCDPMHGNGITSASGYKTRRFSDVMDEVAGFFEVHRSLGTVPGGLHIELTGDDVTEVLGGAEEIDDAGLARRYETLVDPRLNHQQSLELAFQVVELLRRS encoded by the coding sequence ATGAGCGTCGAGGCCGACCCCGCGGTGCTCGAGGGCCTCGAGCACTGGCGGACCCTGCCCGTCACGCAGCAGCCCGCGTGGCCGGACGCCGACGCCCTCGCGCGCGTCGGCGCCCGGCTCGCCGGGCTGCCCCCGCTGGTGTTCGCGGGGGAGGCGGACGCGCTGCGCGGCCAGCTCGCCGCCGCGGGCCGGGGCGAGGCGTTCCTGCTGCAGGGCGGTGACTGCGCCGAGACGTTCGCGGAGGCCACGGCCGACAACATCCGCGGCAAGATCATGACCGTCCTGCAGATGGCGGTCGTGCTCACGTACGGCGCCAGCCTGCCCGTCATCAAGATGGGCCGGATGGCGGGGCAGTACGCCAAGCCGCGTTCGTCGGAGACCGAGACCCGCGACGGCGTGACGCTGCCGGCGTTCCGGGGCGACATCATCAACGGCTTCGAGTTCACGCCCGAGGCCCGCACGCCCGACCCGGAGCGGCTGCTCGACGCGTACCACACGTCCGCGTCGACGCTGAACCTCATCCGCGCGTTCACCACCGGGGGCTTCGCGTCCCTGCTGCGGGTGCACGAGTGGAACCGGGGCTTCACCGCGAACCCGGCGTACGCGCGGTACGAGGAGATCGCCGCGGAGATCGACCGCGCGATCCGGTTCATGGCCGCGTGCGGCGCCGACTTCGACGCGCTGCGGACCGTGGACTTCTACTCGAGCCACGAGGGCCTGCTGCTCGACTACGAGCGTCCCCTCACGCGCATCGACTCGCGGACCGGGCTGCCCTACGACTGCTCGGCGCACTTCCTGTGGATCGGGGAGCGCACCCGGCAGCTCGACGGCGCGCACGTGGACTACTTCAGCCGCGTGCACAACCCGATCGGCATCAAGCTCGGCCCGACCTCGACGGCCGACGACGCCCTGCGCCTGATCGACAGGCTCAACCCGAGCGCGGAGCCTGGCCGCATCACGTTCATCACGCGCATGGGCGCCGGGAAGATCCGGGACCTGCTGCCGTCGCTCGTCGAGAAGGTCACCGCCGACGGCCGTCCCGTCACCTGGGTGTGCGACCCGATGCACGGCAACGGCATCACGTCGGCGTCCGGGTACAAGACGCGGCGGTTCTCCGACGTCATGGACGAGGTCGCCGGGTTCTTCGAGGTGCACCGGTCGCTCGGGACCGTGCCGGGCGGGCTGCACATCGAGCTCACCGGGGACGACGTCACCGAGGTGCTCGGCGGCGCGGAGGAGATCGACGACGCCGGGCTGGCGCGCCGGTACGAGACGCTCGTCGACCCGCGGCTGAACCACCAGCAGTCGCTGGAGCTCGCGTTCCAGGTGGTGGAGCTGCTCCGCCGGAGCTGA
- the pknB gene encoding Stk1 family PASTA domain-containing Ser/Thr kinase, which produces MGATVTDPLVGRLVDGRYQVVSRIARGGMATVYLAVDRRLDRDVALKVMHPHLAEGTAGANFVARFRREARAAARLTHPGLVGVYDQGVDGETSYLTMEYVDGVNLRRHLAERGSLSVGEALGVAEQVLDALAAAHRAGLVHRDVKPENVLLASDGRVKVTDFGLARAVTEVTSTTTGTVFGTVAYLAPELVLHGGSDARTDVYAAGVLLYEMITGAQPFTGETPIQIAFQHVNSDVPAPSDTASWLPVEVDELVGALSAREPDDRPADAGAALALLRRTRTALDTATLDRRVDVEPAVSLPQATDPESDGPGDLRGDDPSDDDGRPSDATARIDAPGRTVALPIGVVTAGGPEPAVDSPAPPRRRRWWRWALAAVLVLAAAGGGTWWYLAEGPGAYTTVPEVTSLTVDEAVAELQDAGLGADPVEEFHDSAPKGTVFAAEPAEGDPVRKDGSVTLSVSRGPDLVTVPADLVGKQQADVEAAITGADLVVDYNDNVYSDTAGFGVVTAITDADGTAVEPNASIRRGSTLYLTVSKGPEPVTVVSVVGATLDQARTQLDAIGLKVEAQEAFSDTVEAGRVISQSPEGGTEGHRTDTVTLQVSKGPEPVAVPNVERMTFAEAEKTLTDLGLKVERKNSWGGLIGTVVDQSVPEGESVLPGTVITLTVV; this is translated from the coding sequence GTGGGAGCCACCGTCACCGATCCGCTCGTCGGCCGCCTGGTCGACGGGCGGTACCAGGTCGTCTCGCGGATCGCGCGCGGCGGGATGGCCACCGTGTACCTCGCGGTGGACCGCCGGCTGGACCGTGACGTCGCGCTGAAGGTGATGCACCCGCACCTCGCCGAGGGGACCGCGGGGGCGAACTTCGTCGCGCGGTTCCGGCGGGAGGCGCGCGCCGCCGCCCGGCTGACGCACCCCGGGCTCGTCGGGGTGTACGACCAGGGCGTCGACGGCGAGACGTCGTACCTGACCATGGAGTACGTCGACGGCGTGAACCTGCGGCGGCACCTCGCGGAGCGCGGGTCCCTGAGCGTCGGCGAGGCGCTCGGCGTGGCGGAGCAGGTGCTCGACGCGCTGGCCGCGGCGCACCGCGCGGGTCTCGTGCACCGCGACGTGAAGCCCGAGAACGTCCTGCTCGCGTCGGACGGCCGGGTGAAGGTCACGGACTTCGGTCTCGCGCGCGCCGTCACCGAGGTCACGTCCACCACCACCGGCACCGTCTTCGGCACCGTGGCCTACCTCGCCCCCGAGCTCGTGCTGCACGGCGGCAGCGACGCCCGCACCGACGTGTACGCCGCGGGCGTGCTGCTGTACGAGATGATCACCGGCGCGCAGCCGTTCACCGGCGAGACGCCCATCCAGATCGCGTTCCAGCACGTGAACTCCGACGTGCCCGCGCCGTCCGACACCGCGTCCTGGCTCCCGGTCGAGGTGGACGAGCTGGTCGGGGCGCTGTCGGCCCGCGAGCCCGACGACCGCCCGGCCGACGCCGGGGCCGCGCTCGCGCTGCTGCGGCGCACGCGGACGGCGCTCGACACCGCCACGCTCGACCGCCGCGTGGACGTCGAGCCGGCCGTGTCGCTCCCCCAGGCCACCGACCCGGAGTCCGACGGGCCGGGTGACCTCCGGGGCGACGACCCGTCCGACGACGACGGCCGTCCCTCGGACGCCACGGCGCGCATCGACGCACCCGGACGGACCGTCGCGCTGCCGATCGGCGTCGTCACCGCGGGCGGGCCCGAGCCCGCCGTCGACTCCCCCGCGCCGCCGCGCCGGCGTCGCTGGTGGCGCTGGGCGCTCGCCGCGGTGCTGGTCCTCGCCGCTGCCGGCGGCGGGACGTGGTGGTACCTCGCGGAGGGGCCCGGCGCCTACACGACCGTCCCCGAGGTGACGTCGCTGACCGTCGACGAGGCCGTGGCGGAGCTCCAGGACGCGGGTCTCGGGGCCGACCCCGTCGAGGAGTTCCACGACTCGGCGCCGAAGGGCACCGTCTTCGCCGCGGAGCCGGCCGAGGGCGACCCCGTGCGCAAGGACGGCAGCGTCACGCTGTCCGTCTCCCGCGGCCCCGACCTCGTCACCGTGCCCGCTGACCTCGTCGGGAAGCAGCAGGCCGACGTGGAGGCCGCAATCACCGGGGCCGACCTCGTCGTGGACTACAACGACAACGTCTACTCCGACACCGCCGGGTTCGGCGTCGTCACCGCGATCACCGACGCCGACGGGACCGCCGTCGAGCCGAACGCCTCCATCCGGCGCGGGTCCACGCTGTACCTCACCGTGTCCAAGGGACCCGAGCCCGTCACCGTGGTCTCCGTCGTCGGAGCGACCCTCGACCAGGCGCGGACGCAGCTCGACGCCATCGGCCTGAAGGTCGAGGCGCAGGAGGCGTTCAGCGACACCGTCGAGGCCGGCCGCGTGATCTCCCAGTCCCCCGAGGGCGGCACCGAGGGGCACCGCACGGACACCGTGACGCTGCAGGTGTCGAAGGGGCCGGAACCCGTGGCCGTGCCGAACGTTGAGCGCATGACGTTCGCCGAGGCCGAGAAGACACTCACCGACCTCGGGCTGAAGGTCGAGCGCAAGAACTCCTGGGGCGGCTTGATCGGGACGGTTGTCGACCAGAGCGTCCCGGAGGGCGAGTCAGTTCTACCGGGCACCGTCATCACCCTCACCGTCGTCTGA